Proteins encoded in a region of the Gammaproteobacteria bacterium genome:
- the glmM gene encoding phosphoglucosamine mutase, whose product MGESRKKRYFGTDGIRGTVGQAPITPDFMLKLGWAAGKVFAGKGNGRNKILIGKDTRISGYMFEAALEAGVTAAGVDIYMLGPMPTPAIAYLTRTLRAQAGIVISASHNPFEDNGIKFFSGRGTKLEDEFEWAIEEQLTKDVTTVASSLLGKATRVNDAAGRYIEFCKSTVSSSLKFNGLKVVLDCSNGSTYHIAPAVFEELGAKVKAIGVSPDGLNINHQCGSTAPENLQRTVVETQADVGIAFDGDGDRVIMVDHTGALVDGDEILYVIARDRQRRNIDFGGVVGTKMTNLGLELVLREMQIPFTRTDVGDRYVLAEMLARNWDLGGESSGHIICQDINTTGDGIVSALQAMEALVHCEQPLAEVKREMRKMPQSMINVRLPSKQDISANEVVLAAVAEVENTLGGSGRVLLRPSGTEPVIRVMVEGEDSAVVDRLARELSELVAAVVV is encoded by the coding sequence ATGGGGGAGAGCAGGAAAAAAAGGTATTTCGGAACAGATGGTATCCGAGGTACCGTTGGTCAGGCGCCCATTACGCCGGATTTCATGTTGAAGCTGGGCTGGGCGGCCGGCAAGGTGTTCGCCGGCAAGGGCAATGGTCGCAACAAGATATTGATCGGCAAGGATACCCGCATTTCGGGTTATATGTTTGAAGCCGCGCTTGAAGCAGGCGTTACCGCAGCGGGTGTGGATATCTACATGCTGGGTCCCATGCCGACACCCGCTATAGCCTATTTGACCCGCACTTTGCGCGCTCAGGCCGGTATCGTGATCAGCGCCTCTCATAATCCTTTCGAAGACAATGGCATAAAATTTTTCTCGGGCCGTGGCACCAAGCTGGAGGATGAGTTCGAATGGGCCATTGAGGAACAGCTGACGAAGGACGTGACAACGGTAGCGTCGAGTCTGCTGGGTAAGGCAACCAGGGTGAATGACGCCGCTGGACGTTATATAGAATTCTGTAAAAGCACGGTCAGTTCCAGTCTTAAATTCAATGGCCTGAAGGTTGTGCTGGATTGTTCCAATGGTTCCACGTACCACATTGCCCCGGCAGTCTTTGAGGAGCTTGGCGCCAAGGTCAAGGCTATCGGAGTGTCACCCGATGGCCTCAATATAAATCATCAGTGTGGATCCACCGCGCCAGAAAATCTGCAGCGCACCGTTGTTGAAACGCAGGCTGACGTGGGTATTGCGTTCGATGGGGATGGGGACCGGGTGATCATGGTGGATCACACCGGGGCGCTGGTGGATGGTGATGAAATTCTCTATGTCATTGCCCGTGACAGGCAGCGGCGCAACATCGATTTCGGCGGTGTGGTGGGTACCAAGATGACGAACCTGGGGCTGGAGCTGGTGCTGCGGGAAATGCAGATACCATTTACCCGCACTGATGTGGGAGACCGCTATGTGCTCGCTGAAATGCTGGCCCGCAATTGGGATCTTGGGGGTGAATCTTCGGGGCATATCATCTGCCAGGATATCAATACCACCGGCGACGGCATCGTTTCGGCGCTACAGGCCATGGAGGCACTGGTTCACTGCGAGCAGCCCCTGGCCGAGGTGAAGCGTGAAATGCGCAAAATGCCCCAGTCAATGATCAATGTCCGCCTGCCCAGCAAGCAGGATATTTCCGCTAACGAAGTGGTTCTTGCCGCGGTGGCGGAAGTGGAAAACACCCTGGGTGGCAGCGGCAGGGTTCTGCTGCGCCCCTCGGGCACTGAACCGGTGATCAGGGTGATGGTTGAAGGTGAGGACAGTGCCGTAGTGGACAGACTGGCCCGCGAACTGTCCGAACTGGTAGCCGCCGTAGTCGTCTGA
- the secG gene encoding preprotein translocase subunit SecG — MQSLIVIVHIVVAVSIIGLVLLQQGKGADAGASFGSGSSQTVFGASGSGNFLTRATTIAATLFFITSLSLAIFARENAGLSSTAGLPVVNEELLEQAVPGPSDVSQLDSVGGAVEQPQSGGDVPAVPPAN; from the coding sequence ATGCAATCTCTAATAGTCATAGTTCATATCGTAGTTGCCGTATCCATCATCGGGCTGGTACTGCTGCAACAGGGTAAAGGTGCGGATGCCGGAGCCTCGTTCGGTTCCGGGTCCTCCCAGACTGTGTTTGGCGCGTCGGGTTCAGGGAATTTTCTGACCAGGGCCACCACTATTGCGGCGACATTGTTTTTTATCACCAGCCTCTCGCTGGCTATTTTTGCGCGTGAGAATGCTGGGTTGAGCAGCACCGCCGGGTTGCCGGTTGTCAATGAGGAGTTACTGGAGCAGGCTGTTCCCGGGCCTTCTGATGTGTCTCAGCTTGACAGTGTGGGTGGCGCAGTAGAGCAGCCACAGTCCGGTGGCGACGTGCCTGCGGTCCCGCCGGCCAATTGA
- the tpiA gene encoding triose-phosphate isomerase — protein sequence MRRKLVAGNWKMHGSRRFVENTLKAVIEATSGLGNVDKALCPALVHLPLAGSVLSGSDISLGAQNVHYESEGAFTGEVSVPMLAEFGVQLVIVGHSERRQLFAETDATVAKKFIAVQAGGMVPVLCLGESLQQREQGVTQEVILSQLDRVVEAAGIKAFTSAVIAYEPIWAIGTGKTATPVQAQDVHASIRRHLAGLDQEVASDCRIVYGGSVNAANAAELFAQPDIDGGLVGGASLKAADFASICNSAS from the coding sequence ATGCGACGGAAGCTGGTAGCCGGGAACTGGAAAATGCACGGTTCCAGGCGCTTTGTCGAGAACACGCTGAAGGCCGTTATCGAGGCAACCAGTGGTCTGGGAAATGTTGACAAGGCTTTGTGCCCGGCCCTGGTTCACCTGCCTTTGGCCGGGTCAGTGCTGAGTGGCAGTGATATCAGCCTGGGTGCCCAGAACGTTCATTATGAGAGCGAGGGGGCGTTCACCGGCGAAGTGTCGGTCCCCATGCTGGCGGAATTCGGGGTGCAGCTTGTGATCGTCGGTCATTCGGAAAGGCGTCAGCTGTTCGCGGAAACTGACGCGACCGTGGCAAAGAAATTTATAGCGGTTCAGGCCGGTGGTATGGTGCCTGTCCTGTGTCTGGGCGAGTCACTGCAACAGCGTGAACAGGGCGTGACGCAGGAAGTGATACTGAGCCAGCTTGACAGGGTGGTTGAGGCGGCGGGCATCAAGGCTTTTACCAGTGCGGTAATTGCCTACGAGCCAATCTGGGCGATCGGTACCGGCAAGACTGCCACACCCGTACAGGCCCAGGATGTCCATGCCAGTATCAGACGGCACCTGGCGGGCCTTGACCAGGAAGTGGCGTCAGACTGTCGGATCGTCTACGGCGGCAGCGTGAATGCTGCTAACGCGGCGGAACTGTTTGCCCAACCTGATATCGATGGCGGTCTGGTTGGCGGGGCGTCCTTGAAAGCCGCTGATTTCGCCTCAATTTGTAATAGTGCGAGTTAA
- the rimP gene encoding ribosome maturation factor RimP yields MKRSERQIADLLEPTITALGLELWGVEHISQGRHSVLRIYIDNPDGISIEDCERVSRQVSAVLDVEDPIAGEYNLEVSSPGADRRLFSLEQFNLYVGNEVSVRLRTPIEGRRKLQGRISEVTENTVCLEVDSVIYQCPFEAVEKANLVF; encoded by the coding sequence GTGAAGAGAAGCGAACGACAAATAGCTGACCTGCTGGAACCGACAATCACTGCCCTGGGGCTGGAATTGTGGGGTGTCGAGCATATTTCCCAGGGCCGCCACAGTGTGCTGAGAATTTATATCGATAATCCGGATGGCATCTCCATAGAGGATTGCGAACGGGTAAGCCGGCAGGTGAGTGCTGTTCTGGATGTTGAGGATCCTATTGCCGGGGAATACAACCTGGAGGTGTCGTCCCCAGGTGCAGACCGGAGACTGTTTTCGCTGGAACAGTTCAATCTGTACGTCGGCAACGAGGTCAGTGTCAGATTACGGACCCCGATAGAGGGGAGACGGAAGTTACAAGGGCGTATTTCCGAGGTGACAGAGAATACTGTCTGCCTGGAAGTCGATAGTGTTATCTACCAGTGTCCGTTTGAAGCAGTCGAGAAGGCAAATCTGGTCTTCTGA
- the rbfA gene encoding 30S ribosome-binding factor RbfA — protein sequence MSEQSPRIQRVADLIQRELAVLIQLEINDPRIGMVSVTGVDVSRDLGHANVYVSVLNSPKGGEGDSAGSNAAGELDKLEVEENLKALNKAAGYLRSLLAKRLKLRTTPKLKFHYDATISQGNRLSSLIDNALEADKNLHS from the coding sequence ATGTCAGAACAATCACCCAGGATACAACGGGTAGCTGACCTTATTCAGCGAGAGCTGGCGGTGCTTATTCAGCTGGAAATTAATGATCCGCGAATCGGCATGGTGTCGGTGACGGGTGTCGATGTGAGTCGGGACCTTGGTCACGCCAACGTGTACGTCTCTGTTCTCAATTCTCCGAAAGGGGGCGAGGGGGACAGTGCGGGAAGTAACGCTGCGGGCGAACTGGACAAACTGGAAGTAGAGGAAAACCTGAAGGCCCTTAACAAGGCTGCGGGCTATCTTCGCAGCCTGCTTGCGAAGCGTTTGAAATTGCGGACTACTCCCAAACTGAAGTTTCACTACGACGCCACTATCAGCCAGGGTAACCGTCTTTCCTCGCTTATCGACAATGCGCTGGAAGCCGACAAGAATCTGCACTCCTGA
- the truB gene encoding tRNA pseudouridine(55) synthase TruB — protein MGSARQRQGRKKGRPVNGILVLDKPRGLSSNQALQRVKWLYRARKAGHTGSLDPLATGVLPLCFGEATKLSQFLLDSDKRYEVLIELGVRTNTGDAEGEITQSEAQVAVTEEQVQKALTQFIGTIEQVPPMFSAIKQQGVPLYKLAREGKEVERAGREITIYSIGLLGLDGRELQLDVHCSKGTYIRTLADDLGNLLGCGAHVKALRRTQAGAFRECDSVTLEQLEESLQGRDEEDFSGIDSFLVPMDRAVSDLPEVTLPEVTAGWIKQGQPVLVRHLPAEGLVRLYQGEQFIGIGSILDDGRVAPKRLLVPEETDQ, from the coding sequence TTGGGCAGCGCAAGACAAAGACAAGGCAGGAAAAAGGGCAGACCTGTTAACGGAATTCTGGTGCTGGACAAGCCCAGGGGGTTGAGCTCGAATCAGGCGCTGCAGCGGGTTAAATGGCTGTACCGTGCCCGCAAAGCCGGGCACACAGGCAGTCTCGACCCGTTGGCCACGGGGGTATTGCCCCTGTGTTTCGGTGAGGCCACCAAGCTGTCGCAATTTTTACTGGATTCCGACAAACGCTACGAGGTGCTGATTGAACTGGGCGTCAGGACCAATACTGGCGATGCGGAAGGCGAGATAACTCAGTCGGAAGCGCAGGTTGCCGTCACTGAAGAGCAGGTGCAAAAGGCCCTGACACAGTTTATCGGTACCATCGAGCAGGTGCCCCCGATGTTCTCCGCCATCAAGCAACAGGGCGTACCATTGTACAAACTGGCGAGAGAGGGCAAAGAGGTAGAACGGGCCGGCCGGGAAATCACGATTTACAGTATCGGTCTGTTAGGGTTGGATGGCAGGGAATTACAGCTCGATGTGCACTGCAGCAAAGGTACCTATATACGTACCCTCGCTGATGACCTCGGCAACCTGCTGGGTTGTGGGGCACATGTGAAAGCCCTCAGGCGTACCCAGGCTGGAGCCTTCAGGGAGTGTGACAGCGTTACGCTGGAACAACTGGAAGAATCTCTCCAGGGCAGAGACGAGGAGGATTTCAGTGGCATCGATAGTTTTCTGGTGCCTATGGACAGAGCGGTGAGTGATCTGCCCGAGGTGACGCTGCCCGAAGTTACGGCTGGCTGGATCAAGCAGGGGCAGCCGGTTCTGGTCAGGCATCTGCCGGCCGAGGGGCTTGTAAGGCTCTACCAGGGAGAGCAGTTCATCGGGATAGGGAGTATCCTCGATGACGGGCGCGTGGCACCAAAGCGGCTGCTGGTGCCTGAAGAAACAGATCAGTAG
- the nusA gene encoding transcription termination factor NusA: MSKEILMVADAVSNEKGVSRDVIFEAIESALATATKKLHGNDEIDCRVCVDKKTGEYETFRVWTVVDDEEYEDPATQLTLEQATEKDPALEIGGAWEESIANVEFGRIAAQTAKQVIVQKVREAERELVISEYKDRVGELVSGSVKKVTRDSVIVDLGNNAEGLLPRDQMIPRETFRTGDRVRALLMEVRSEQRGPQLILSRTSPNMLIELFKIEVPEISEEVIEIRAAARDPGSRAKIVVSTNDGRIDPVGACVGMRGSRVQVVSNELANERIDIILWDDNPAQLVINSMAPAEVASIVVDEDSHTMDVAVAEDNLAQAIGRNGQNVRLSSELTGWTINVMSEEDAAAKLQLEASNYIGMFQDKLEVDEDVAEVLVQEGFTSLEEIAYVPLDEILAIEGFDEEIANELRNRAKDALLTQAIASEENISSANIADDLLNMEGMDDQLALALSEMEILTMEDLAEQSVDELMVIEGMDEERAGKLIMTARAPWFE, translated from the coding sequence ATGAGTAAAGAGATTTTAATGGTTGCGGACGCTGTCTCGAACGAGAAAGGTGTGTCCCGTGACGTTATCTTTGAAGCGATCGAATCCGCCTTGGCTACGGCAACGAAAAAGCTGCATGGCAACGATGAAATCGATTGTCGCGTCTGTGTTGATAAGAAAACTGGCGAATATGAAACTTTCCGGGTCTGGACGGTAGTCGATGACGAAGAATACGAAGACCCGGCCACCCAGTTGACTCTGGAGCAGGCCACTGAAAAGGATCCTGCCCTGGAAATTGGTGGCGCCTGGGAGGAATCCATCGCAAATGTGGAGTTTGGCCGCATTGCCGCACAGACCGCCAAACAGGTGATTGTGCAGAAGGTGCGCGAAGCAGAGCGAGAGCTGGTCATATCGGAGTACAAAGACCGGGTTGGCGAGCTGGTTTCAGGATCGGTAAAAAAGGTGACCAGAGACAGCGTCATCGTCGATCTCGGAAACAATGCGGAAGGCCTGTTACCGCGTGATCAGATGATTCCGCGGGAAACTTTCCGCACCGGCGATCGGGTAAGAGCGCTGCTGATGGAAGTACGGTCGGAACAGCGCGGTCCGCAGCTGATCCTGAGCAGAACATCGCCCAACATGCTGATCGAGCTGTTCAAGATCGAAGTGCCAGAGATCTCTGAGGAAGTCATAGAGATCCGCGCCGCCGCCAGAGACCCGGGATCCCGCGCCAAGATTGTAGTGAGTACTAATGACGGACGTATCGACCCGGTCGGTGCCTGCGTCGGCATGCGGGGTTCGCGGGTGCAGGTAGTCTCCAACGAACTGGCCAACGAGCGAATCGATATAATCCTGTGGGATGACAACCCGGCCCAGCTGGTCATCAATTCCATGGCACCGGCTGAAGTGGCCTCCATTGTCGTCGATGAAGACAGCCACACTATGGATGTTGCCGTGGCGGAAGATAATCTGGCCCAGGCCATTGGCAGGAACGGCCAGAACGTAAGGCTTTCCAGTGAGCTGACCGGCTGGACCATCAACGTCATGAGTGAGGAAGATGCGGCGGCCAAGCTGCAGCTGGAAGCCAGCAACTATATCGGGATGTTCCAGGACAAACTGGAAGTGGACGAGGATGTTGCCGAAGTGTTGGTGCAGGAAGGGTTTACTTCTCTGGAAGAAATCGCTTACGTACCACTTGATGAAATTCTGGCAATTGAAGGGTTTGATGAAGAGATTGCCAACGAATTGAGAAACCGGGCCAAGGATGCACTTCTGACCCAGGCTATTGCTTCGGAAGAGAATATTTCCAGTGCCAACATTGCCGATGACCTGCTCAATATGGAAGGCATGGATGATCAACTGGCGCTGGCTCTGTCCGAGATGGAGATCCTCACCATGGAGGATCTCGCTGAACAATCGGTTGATGAACTGATGGTAATTGAAGGCATGGACGAAGAGCGAGCAGGCAAACTGATCATGACTGCGAGAGCCCCGTGGTTTGAATGA
- the rpsO gene encoding 30S ribosomal protein S15, with the protein MALSAEQKEAIIKDYATKEGDTGSPEVQVALLTENINQLQAHFKEHAHDHHSRRGLIRMVNSRRKLLDYLKRKNVERYASLIKRLGLRR; encoded by the coding sequence ATGGCTTTATCAGCTGAACAGAAAGAAGCGATTATCAAGGACTATGCAACCAAAGAGGGCGACACCGGTTCACCCGAGGTCCAGGTTGCACTCCTGACAGAAAACATTAACCAACTGCAGGCGCATTTCAAGGAGCACGCTCACGACCACCATTCTCGTAGAGGATTGATTCGAATGGTGAACAGCCGCAGAAAGTTACTCGATTATCTCAAGCGCAAAAATGTGGAGCGTTACGCTTCCCTGATCAAACGTCTTGGTCTGCGTCGATAA
- the infB gene encoding translation initiation factor IF-2 codes for MADVTVKELARVVGVTEEKLLAQIKEAGLPHTSPDEAITNEDKNTLLLFLRRGHGNRDAADGAPRKITLKRKTIATLKSSSGHGRGKTVNVEVRKKRTYVKRSALPEQDQEAPVTEAEEIVEAEQLVEESMATEAAEAEVATPEAESEAVTGPAEETAAAEQAGAVPEIPDVAPVDPESTKAGKAVPKRKPREPGEVERDTEKKGQKPKDKAPRRQARTRAPTADDFVLEDGEYAEVEGHMRRGGRKAKSRMARKQHAFEKPTEFISREVTIGETNTVAELAQKMSVKAAEVVKVLFKMGVMATINQILDRDTSTLLIEEMGHQARFVSEDAIEEQLYEDLAQHEGKVEVVRAPVVTVMGHVDHGKTSLLDYIRKSTVASHEAGGITQHIGAYHVNTDHGMISFLDTPGHAAFSAMRSRGAKATDVVILVVAADDGVKPQTEEAVHHAKAAKVPIVVAINKIDKENTDTDKVKSELAALDVIPDSWGGDTQFVEVSAHTGQGIEDLLEAVLLQAELLELRAYTDVPGSGIVIESRLDKGRGPVASVLVRNGELKQGDIVLVGHEYGKVRALIDENGKNVDSAGPSIPVEILGLNGVPEAGDEFVVVKDEKKAREVAEFRQIRTKDSQHALQHTAKMDSLFAGIGKDEKGTLNVIIKGDVRGSVEAIVSSLQKLGTEEVEVNVVSSGVGGITETDAHLAATSRAMIIGFNVRADKAARDVVETEGLEMRYYNVIYDVIDDAKALMSGMLKPELREEIVGVAEVRDVFTSPKFGQIAGSMVIEGTVYRNKPIRVLRDNVVIYEGELESLRRFKDDANEVRSGIECGIGVKNYNDVRVGDKIEVYETREVARTL; via the coding sequence ATGGCAGATGTAACAGTTAAAGAGCTTGCCAGAGTGGTAGGTGTGACAGAGGAGAAGCTTCTTGCTCAGATCAAAGAAGCGGGTCTCCCTCATACCAGCCCTGATGAGGCCATCACTAATGAAGACAAGAACACATTGCTGTTGTTCTTGCGGCGCGGCCATGGCAATCGTGATGCTGCCGATGGGGCTCCCCGCAAGATAACACTCAAGCGAAAAACCATTGCCACACTCAAATCGTCTTCCGGGCACGGCCGCGGCAAGACTGTGAACGTAGAGGTGCGTAAAAAGCGCACCTATGTGAAACGCAGTGCCTTGCCGGAACAGGATCAGGAAGCCCCGGTCACCGAAGCAGAAGAAATAGTTGAAGCGGAACAGCTGGTAGAAGAGAGCATGGCCACTGAAGCTGCCGAGGCGGAAGTTGCGACTCCGGAAGCGGAGAGCGAGGCAGTTACGGGCCCCGCCGAGGAAACCGCTGCTGCCGAGCAAGCTGGAGCTGTTCCTGAGATACCGGATGTGGCGCCGGTGGATCCCGAATCCACGAAGGCCGGCAAAGCTGTTCCGAAGCGCAAACCGCGGGAACCCGGCGAAGTCGAGCGCGATACAGAAAAGAAAGGCCAGAAACCAAAAGACAAGGCTCCCCGGCGTCAGGCCAGGACCAGAGCTCCCACTGCCGACGATTTCGTGCTGGAAGACGGCGAATATGCCGAAGTGGAAGGCCACATGCGGCGCGGCGGTCGCAAGGCCAAGTCAAGAATGGCCCGCAAGCAGCATGCCTTCGAGAAGCCTACTGAATTTATTTCTCGCGAAGTTACCATCGGAGAAACCAATACCGTAGCGGAGCTGGCGCAGAAAATGTCTGTCAAGGCTGCCGAAGTGGTCAAGGTACTCTTCAAGATGGGAGTCATGGCTACCATCAATCAGATACTGGATCGTGACACATCGACGCTGCTGATCGAAGAAATGGGTCACCAGGCCAGATTTGTTTCCGAAGACGCTATCGAGGAACAACTCTACGAGGATCTGGCGCAGCACGAGGGCAAAGTGGAAGTGGTAAGAGCGCCCGTCGTGACTGTCATGGGGCATGTTGATCACGGTAAAACTTCGCTGCTTGACTACATTCGCAAGTCCACTGTCGCCTCCCACGAGGCTGGGGGCATTACCCAGCATATTGGTGCTTACCATGTGAACACCGACCACGGCATGATCAGTTTCCTGGATACACCGGGGCACGCTGCATTCAGCGCTATGCGCTCACGGGGTGCAAAGGCCACGGACGTGGTGATCCTGGTGGTTGCCGCAGACGATGGCGTCAAGCCGCAGACTGAAGAAGCCGTCCATCATGCCAAGGCGGCCAAGGTGCCCATCGTGGTCGCCATCAACAAGATCGATAAGGAAAACACCGATACGGACAAGGTGAAGAGCGAGCTTGCTGCACTGGATGTCATTCCCGATTCATGGGGTGGTGATACTCAGTTTGTCGAAGTATCCGCCCACACGGGGCAGGGAATTGAAGACCTGTTGGAAGCGGTGCTGCTGCAGGCAGAACTGCTGGAGCTGAGGGCTTATACCGATGTGCCGGGCAGCGGCATCGTAATCGAGTCGCGGCTGGACAAAGGGCGGGGCCCAGTGGCCTCGGTGCTGGTCCGTAACGGTGAGCTGAAACAGGGTGATATCGTACTGGTCGGTCATGAATATGGAAAAGTACGGGCGCTGATTGACGAGAACGGCAAAAACGTCGATTCCGCGGGCCCTTCCATACCGGTCGAGATCCTGGGGCTAAACGGGGTGCCGGAAGCCGGTGATGAATTCGTTGTTGTGAAGGACGAAAAGAAAGCGCGTGAAGTCGCTGAGTTTCGTCAGATTCGAACCAAAGATAGCCAGCATGCACTTCAGCATACTGCCAAGATGGATTCCCTGTTTGCCGGAATTGGCAAGGATGAGAAAGGCACCCTGAATGTCATCATCAAGGGTGACGTGCGGGGATCTGTGGAAGCCATAGTCTCTTCACTGCAGAAGCTGGGCACTGAAGAAGTAGAAGTTAATGTGGTTTCTTCTGGCGTCGGTGGTATCACCGAAACCGATGCTCACCTGGCTGCCACATCGAGGGCCATGATTATTGGCTTTAATGTGCGGGCAGATAAAGCAGCGCGCGACGTAGTGGAAACCGAAGGGTTGGAAATGCGCTACTACAATGTCATCTATGACGTTATTGATGACGCCAAGGCCCTGATGAGCGGCATGCTGAAGCCTGAACTTCGTGAAGAAATTGTCGGCGTTGCTGAAGTGCGCGACGTATTTACTTCGCCGAAGTTTGGACAGATTGCCGGCAGCATGGTTATCGAGGGCACGGTATATCGAAACAAGCCGATCCGGGTGCTACGGGATAACGTGGTGATCTACGAAGGTGAACTGGAGTCTTTGCGTCGGTTTAAAGACGACGCAAATGAAGTGCGCAGCGGTATTGAATGCGGTATCGGTGTCAAGAATTACAACGATGTCCGCGTTGGTGACAAGATAGAAGTTTACGAGACCAGGGAAGTCGCGCGAACTCTGTAA